From Neofelis nebulosa isolate mNeoNeb1 chromosome X, mNeoNeb1.pri, whole genome shotgun sequence:
CCTGTGTGTGGATGGGGCATGGGTGGGTGGAGCGACTNNNNNNNNNNNNNATATTAGTAAACTAAAGATTTTCTAGTAAAATTTAACAACCCTTTATTTTAATCCCTCCCCAATCCcattccctctgctttctccagaGGCAACCCCAACTGTGACTGTCAGgtcatgtttttatacttttatcatGGCACAGGCTCCCATCCATATTCACCAGGGCTCCATCcatcccaccccactccaccccacccccatataCCTTCAGCATTTATAAGGAGAAgattgctttttgtgttttccagggtcccatccacctcccaccttctctctccacctTGGGAGATCCTGAGCCTGTGTGTGGATGGGGCATGGGTGGGTGGAGCGACTCCTGGAAAGGTGAGAAATTTCCACACACAAATCACCCAGAGGACCTTTATTTCTTTAGGAACCAAATAACTGTATTGAAaccaaataactttatttatttatggcaaaACTGGAAGAAGAAACTGGATTTGCAAGCGCAATACTGCAAAATGCATGCCCGGCATGGTGACCAGGGGAAGTCACCATGCACCCTGTGGCTATGGGAAGGCAGTCCCAACTCAGTGCTTGTCGCTGTTGCCCAGGGTGAGCTTGTCAAAGAGGTACTCTGCCATGCCGGTTTCCGGGGCCCCCATCTTGCGCAGGCTGGTGATGTAGCCCCCCAGCTCTTTGATGACCTTGACTTGCTCGTGCAGGTAGTTGGTCTCCAGGAAGCTGCACAGATGGGCGTCGTTCTTGTCGGTGGCCAGCTGGTGCAGGTCGAGCAGGCTCTGGTTCAGGCTCTTCTCCAGGTGAAAGGCGCACTCCATGGCGTTGAGGCCGCTCTCCCAGTTGTCGCGGTCAGGCCTCACGATGTCGTGGAGGCGGATGCGGCCCCCACGCTGGTTCTGCAGCTGCATCAGCTTCTCGGCATGCTGGCTCTCCTCGTGGGACTGGCGCAGGAAGAACTTGGAGAAATTCTCCAGGGCCACGTCGGCGCGGTCGAAATAGAAGGCCATCGACAGGTACACGTAGGAGGCGTAGAGCTCCAGGTTGATCTGGCTGTTGATGGCGGCCTCGCATTCGGGGTGGTAGTTCTGGCGCACTTGAGAGGACGGCGCGGTGGCCATGGCTGGCGGCGCTGGCACCAAGGTGAAGGCGAAGGCGGCTCAGAAACGAGGGCGGCGAGGCGGAAGGCGGTGGCGGCGGGTCTCCGGCGCTTTTTCAGAGTAGCCGACCAGGCAGGCCTGGCGGCAGTCTCCGAGATGCGGCTGGAATGAAGTCCGTTACTCCGGAGGTGGGGGTTTGAATCCGTTACGCGAATCCGTTACGTGAAGGGGCGTGGTCAcgaaggcgggggaggggtggtgggcggGGCGCCGTGTTCAACGTGCCATCTGTGCCTGCGTGAGGCACGAGGCCCAGAGCAGCTCCACGCTGTcttgaagccatttttaaaactatcttttttaaatatatatttaatatagtttaATATATTGCTGTgatatgtgaatatatttcatgagaaaaaaccacaggattttttattttttacctgttttttccaAACATTCATAAAATAACTCTTGAGATACAATTCATATGCTATAACATTCACCTTTTGAAAGTATCTACATGGTTTATAGTATATTCATGGTGTtaggcaaccatcaccacaatctaatttcaTAGTTTCATCACTCCTGGCCTAGCAGCTCTGGAGCTCTGGGCTGGAACTGGAAGGTCCGTCCATTACCCAGGAGTTGGGAGAGGGGTGAGGATCCGTTAAAGGATTTTTGTGGTCCGAGGGAAAGGGCCCCGGGACTGTGGAGGGGctagggggcggggccggggcggggtggAGCTCGAGCGCTGTTCGAGGTTTTAAGGAGCCTGGGTGACACAGGGAGAACAGGGAGACACTGCGCtgagcattttaatattttaaaatgttactcatGAATGTAAGGGCAACGGTTTTGAGTTAATCACATGCATGGTTTCTTTGAACAATTTACATGAATACTGTCCTGATGTGATTGTGCATTAAATACGGTGCTTTTGTGGTATCATTGGTATATTTAGTATCATAAGGCTTTATTTGGATGGCAGCTATCCTCTGTGGCTCAACATCCATGATGTTGACACTTCTGATAGCCTCCTCACTCAGTTCCTAGACCTTACTAGTTTCAGTGACTTCACTTCTCTCCTATTCGTGGTCAGGTTCAGATTTTTCTGCCGGCAGAACAGCACCTCCAAAATCTCAGCGAGTCTTTCTACCTCTCGATCTTCCACTGTTTTTGCATTTGTTCCTCATTCCCTTTATTCTCTCCCATTTCACAAACTTTCAGcttagttttaaaaacacattccttCTGCCCTGTCTGGATCCCAATATGGACAATGTCAGTGATCTCTTCACTGACATCCTGGATTTGCTCACTCCCTTTTACCTGGCCTGCTAATTCCCTTCCTCCTGGGTAAATtcaggtttctcttttctctcacaggaaacaaaaggttTAGTTGCattcataagtattttttaatgttgatttattaattttgagagagagagagcaaacagaagggcagagagagaatcccaagcagactccacactgccagtgaagagccagatgtggggctcatcctcaccaatggtgagatcatgacctgagctgataacaAGCGTCCACCacttagccaaatgagccacccagacaccccacctaggtgcttttttttttcacctgggtGTATTCTTAAAGAAAGCACTACTAACCATGTGGTTGTGTTCCTCCTCTCCAACCTCATCTGTACTTTCATTGCCACTCAgcaagccttttatttatttatttttaatctctcaggTATGTTCTACAAAATGAGCCACAGTGGTAAGGAATACCACTGATTTCAAATTgcctcttattcattcattcaacaaatatttattgattacctaATATAGCCCAGGCACTGATTTGTGACTTGAGCATACATTAGTAACAAAGACAGAAGTGTCTGTTCCAGGGGGGTTTGCAGCCTAGGGGAGAAGCagaccaaacaaacacaaaactgcCGTCTTTCCCCCCTTATTGTTGCAAGTGCATACATACAAGATATTACACATTtgtatggaaatttaaaaaaacaatatattcttAGAATTCATGGATATTATAGTGGAAAATATAAGATCAATGTAGGTAGTATCTATACCTAATTTGTGTATTAATTGAACAACCATTTATGTACTCCAAATATATATCAGACACTGTTTGATTCTGGAGATCTACAGAAGAATCAAACGTGGCCTCCATTCTCAAGATACAAGATAGTGACACATTATTATAAttgctctcaaataaaattagtataaaaTGCCTATTTTCACGGAAAGGATTAATCCAATGGCTCTAACTGATgcaccttgggggggggggtctttttattcctctttggaagtttatactattttataatcagtttttatgaagaaagcaaagaatcAAGTATCAAATGTCCCAGTATAAACTTCTCTAGAAGGTAATTGTTGATtctgtaaagaaatggaataataacGCCGTCTACttgataaattgatttttttaatttaatttttttttcatttacatccaagttagcatatagtgtaacaatgatttcaggagtagattctttaatgccccttacccatttaccctagcccccctcccacaacccctccagtaaccctgtttgttctccatatttaagaatctcttatgttttgtccccctccctgtttttatattatttttgcttcttttctcttgtgttcatctgttctgtatcttaaagtcctcgtatgagtgaagtcctatgacttttgtctttctgactaatttcacttagcataatattctctagttccatccacatagttgcaagtggcaagatttcattctttttgattgccaagcaatactccagtgtgtgtgtgtgtgtgtgtgtgtgtgtgtgtgtgtataccacatctttatccattcatccatctatggacatttgggctctttccatactttggctcttgttgatagtgctgctataaacatgggggtgcatgtgccccttcaaaacagcatacctatatcccttggataaatacctagtagtgcagttgctgggtcatagggtagttctgtttttagtgttttgaggaacctccctactgttttccagagtggctgcaacagcttgcattcccaccaacaatgcaaaagagatcctctctctccacatcctcacccacgtctgttgttgcccgagttgttaatgttagccattctgacaggtgtgaggtggtatctcattgtggttttgatttgtatttccctgatgatgagtgatgttgagcatgttttcatatgtcacttggccatctggatgtcttcgttggagaagtgtctattcatgtcttctgcctatttcttcactggattatttgttttttgggtgttaagtttggtaagttctttataaattttggatactaaccttttatctgatatgtcgtttacaaatatcttctcccattctgtcaattgccttttagttttggtcattgtttccttcactgtgcagaagctttttattttgatgaggtcccaatagttcattttggcttttgtttcccttgcctccggagacatgttgagtaagaagttgctgcagccaagatcaaagaggtttttgcctgctttctcttagaggattttgatggcttcctgtcttcaaattaggtctttcatccattttgagttaatttttgcgtatggtgtaagaacgtagtccaggttcattttttctgcatgtcgctatccagtttttccagcaccacttgctggagagactgtctttattccattggatattctttcctgctttgctaaagattagttggccatacaatAAGttgattttaatgagaaaatcacACACTAGAACTGGAAAAGAACTACATGATCAGTTCTcaatgatataaaattttattccataTTTGCTTAACACAAGTGCTTTGTCTTCATAGAATTGTAGACTTGCAAAATTTCCTTGTGTGATTCCATTGTAGACTTCACTGTAAGAATCTATTTAAAGAAGTCTTGATTTTGTggaatatttccttattatattcccaatatttaataatgaaattaacCCTACAATTtgactctgtaaatattttaaataataatgtcatTGAATAGTTTTATGTGTACCATGTACTAACGGGTGCTAAGAGCGTATCTCAGATATTTCATCCCTCATCATTACCTCCTAGGGAAGTAGGTAACAGTAAAATATATAACTAAGAGAAACATAAGACATAAAAATCAACTCTTctaagagaaaatcaacaaataagcATGGACTAGGACCTCaaatttccacaaagaaaatatgtatatgtataaacaaaaacattccatccattttttttctttagtaggaatataaaattaaatccaaacatAGAATGGAAAAACTTTAGAGCGGattatgttttttataatttttttaaatatttatttattttagaaagagagagagaaagaaaacgagcatgagcaggggaggggcagagagggagatgcagaacccaaagtggactccaggctctgagctgtcagcacagagcctgacgtggggcttgaagccacaaactgcaagatcatgacctgagctgaaatcggacacttaactgattgagctacccaagtgcccctagagcagatcatgtttttaaaaaatatgattataggaccataaaatgaaatgtttctagTCAGTATCtgtgttagggttctccagaaagaatacatgtatatatgaatgtgtgtatatatagtatatatatatatatatatatatatatatatgtatacacacacacatatacacctaaTTATAAGAACTTGgcttgtatggaagtgttgaatcacaaaCTTGTGCACCTGAAaataacattacactgtatgttaactaactggaatttaaattaaaactaactacattaattaattaattgggaTGGGGGAGAAATTGGTACATGCAATTATAGAGGTTGACAAGTCCCAGGAGCTACAGTCAGCAAACTGGAGACTCAGTGGAGATGATGGCCAGCAGCATTAAGAACCATGAGGAATTGATTTTCAGTTTAAGTTTGAAGGCTAGAAAATACTAATGTCCCGGATTGAAGGAAGTCAGGGAGGAGGATTTCCCTCTTACTCAAGGGAGGGtcagcttttttgttcttttccggCCTTCAGCTGATTGCCCTCCCAGGGGTGAGACTCACCCAATCTAccaattcaaaattttttaaggcaaggtgttttttcagttttactgagacATATAGGCATTGTATTAGTCcaagatgtacaacataatgattatatatatatatatatatatatatacacacacacatatatatagccaaatgattgccacaataagTTTGTTAACACTAATTACTTCaaacagttacaatttttttgtcTTATGATAAGAACtgttaagatttactcttttaacaactttgaaatatacaatacggtattgttaactgtaggcacaatgctgtacattacatcccctaAACATATTTATCTTACAACTggacatttttatcttttgaccacctttacccatttcccctactccccatcaccaccccccatctctggcaaccaccaatatgttctctgtgggtttgggttttttggattccacttataagtgaaatcataaagtatttgtcacTGTTTGGCTTatctcagcataatgccctcaaagtccatctaTGCTGCCACAATTGGTAGGTTCtcccttttttatggctaaataatattccattgtatatatgttacAATTTCTTTACTCATCCATTGATAGATACTAAGGTCATTTCCATGCcttgtctattataaataatgcttcagtacaTGAAGGTGCAGATATATTTCTGAGGTAGTGATTTCAGGTTCTTCGGATATTTACCCAGAAGTGAAATACTGgatctagttctatttttattactagTAGTGCATATTGTATTTAGTAGTTCATAGTAGTATTTATATGagtagttctatttataatttattgaggAATTGCCATACTATTTTTCGtagaggaatctccatactagtttccaaagtggctgtaccaatttcccttcccaccaacagtgcacaagggtcccTTTTTTCCACGACCTCACCAgtgcttattatttcttattattgtctttttggtgatagctattctaacaggtatgagatgatatttcattgtggttttgattcgcatttccctcactatgaatgatgttgaatatcatttcatgtacctgttggccatttggatgtcttcttgggaaaaaatttctattcagtttctccgtaattttttaaatcagttttttcctactgaattgtatgagttctttatatattttggatattagccccttatcagagagatgatttgcaactattttctttttaaagaaaattccatacattgccttttcattttgttaactgtttcctTTGCTAAGCAGAAGTTTTTTAGCTTGATGGttcctcttgtttattttttaatttgttgcctttgcttttggtgtcaaatccaaaaagtcATTACTAAGACTAATGTCAAGAAACTtaccccctatgttttcttctaggaatttgatggtttcagttcttatattcaaattttaatccaattagagttgatttttgtgtgtgctttaaGATAGGGATCCAGTTTCTTTCGTGTGTAACTGTAtaatttttccaacaccatttgttgaagtgactattctttatccattgtatattcttgcctcttttgtcataaacTAGTTGACTATTTATGGGCTTATTTCTATGCTCTGTATTctgattcattgatttatgtgtctataccAATTCCATATTgtgttgattactatagctttgtgaaaCAATATGAAATCAGAAtgcatgatacctccagctttgttattcttttccaaaatttctttggctgattgagttattttgtgtttccatacaaatttgaggattgtttattctacttCTGTTAAAGAtaccattagaattttgataggaactaCCTTGAATCTGAATCTACATTGCTTCAaagagtatggacattttaaaaatattaattcttctagtcTGTGACCATGaaatatgtattcattaatttgtgtcttcagtttctttcatcaatgtcttatagttttcattgtatagatttttcacctccttggtaaaatttattactagtattttattatttttgttacaattacaaatgggattgttttttgtttgttttttttttaatgtttatttatttttgagacagagagagacagagcatgaacgggggaggggcagagagagagggagacacagaattggaagcaggctccaggctctgagccatcagcccagagcccgacgcggggctcgaactcacggaccgtgagatcgtgacctgagccgaagtcggacgcttaaccgactgagccacccaggcgccccaaatgggattgtttttaatttctctttctaataggtggttgttagtgtatagaaatgcaactgatttttgtatattgattttgtatcttgtagctttactgaatttgtttattagttctaacagttttgggctgaagtcttcagggttttcttctatttcttttaaatgtttatatatttattttgaaagagagagccccagtgcatgtgcatgcatgagcaggggtgggagagagggggagacagaaaatcccaaaccagccgaggtgggactcaatcccaagaaccatgagatcatgagatcatgacctgagctgaagtcaagagtcggatgcttaaccaactaagctacacAGGCACTGggagggttttctatatataatatcatgttatctgcaaatagagacagttttacttcttccttccaatttcgatgtgttttatttctttttcttgactgaaTGATCTGGCTAGGACTCCCAGTACTTTATTGAATAGAAGGGATGAGAAAGGTCATCCTTGTCCAATTAAAATGTCACCCTTACAGATACACCcagaatgtttgaccaaatatttagGTACTCTATGGCCCAGTAAAGTTGACATGTGGAAGCAACcatcacagtattatttttaaattttttttcaacgttttttatttatttttgggacagagagagacagagcatgaacgggggaggggcagagagagagggagacacagaatcggaaacaggctccaggctccgagccatcagcccagagcctgacgcggggctcgaactcacggaccgcgagatcgtgacctggctgaagtcggacgcttaaccgactgcgccacccaggcgccccatcacagtATTATTCATAACACATGCAGAATCAACAAGTGAAAGTTCCAGTGTTATAGTCTATGAAAACTATTTGTTTTGACTTTGAACTCCTGTCATCgtttaaaaatgttacagaatagttacacagctagtagtaggcaataagttcttttttttttttttaatttattttttgtagtaatctctacacccaccatggggctcaaactcacaaccctgagatcaaaagtcacatgctcctccgactgagccagccaggcactcctagacAAGAAGTTCTTACTTAGTATCAGTGATTagctctcatttattcatttgtgtatttttactgATCACCTTTTTTATGCTAGGTATTTTTATAGGTATTAATATAAAAACTTGTTCTATAAACTCGTATTTGCATTGTTTTGTAGCTAACTGCTATTCTACGTTCTatataatctcttcttttttttttttttttttttttttttttttttttttcaacattttttatttatttttgggacagagagagacagagcatgaacgggggaggggcagagagagagggagacacagaatcggaaacaggctccaggctccgagccatcagcccagagcctgacgcggggctcgaactcacggaccgcgagatcgtgacctggctgaagtcggacgcttaaccgactgcgccacccaggcgcccctatataatctcttcttttgtttttcaatatatgaaatttattgtcaaattggtttccataaaacacccagtggtcatcccaaaaggtgccctcctcaatacccatctcccaccccccatcaaccctcagttctcaatttttaagagtctcttaggctttggctctctcccactctaacctctttttttttttctcaataaaaacccttgggaaagtcgggatagaaggaacatacttaaacatcataaaagccatttatgaaaagcccacagctaacatcatcctcaatggggaaaaactgagagctttttccctgagatcaggaacacgacagggatgtccactctcaatgctgttgtttaacatactgttggaagttctagcatcagcaatcagacaacaaaaggaaatcaaaggcatcaagattggcaaagatgaagtcaagctttcacttttttgcagatgacctgatattatacatggaaaatccgatagactccaccaaaaatctgctagaactgatatatgaatttagcaaagttgcaggatacaaaatcaatgtacagaaatcagttgcattcttatacactaataatgaagcaacagaaagactaataaagaaactgatcccattcacaattgcaccaagaagcataaaatacctagggataaatctaaccaaagatgtaaaagatctgtatgctgaaaactatagaaagcttatgaaggaaattgaagaagatataaagaaacggaaagacattctctgctcatggattggaagaataaatattgtcaaaatgtcaatactacccaaagctatctacacattcaatgcaatcccaatcaaaattgcaccagcattcttcctgaagctagaacaagcaatcctaaaattcatatggaaccacaaaaggtcccgaatagccaaaataattttgaagaagaagaccaaagcaggaggcatcacaatcccagactttagtctctactacaaagctgtcatcatcaagacagcatggtattggcacaaaaacagacacatagaccaatggaatagaatagaagccccagaactagacccacaaatgtatggccaactcatctttgacaaagcaggaaagaacatccaatggaaaaaagacagtctctttaacaaatggtgctgggagaactggacagcaacatgcagagtgttgaaactagaccactttctcacaccattcacaaaaataaactcaaaatggataaaggacctgaatgtgagacaggaaaccatcaaaaccctagaggagaaagcgggaaaagacctctctgacctcagccgtagcaatttcttactcgacacacccccaaaggcaagggaattaaaagcaaaaatgaactactgggaccttatgaagataaaaaacttctgcacagcaaaggaaacaaccaacaaaacgaaaaggcaaccaacggaatgggaaaagatatttgcaaatgacatatcggacaaatggctagtatccaagatctatcaagagctcaccaaactccacacctgaaaaacaaataacccagtgaagaaatgggcagaaaacatgaatagacacttctctaaagaagacatccggatggccaacaggcacatgaaaagatgctcatcgtcgctcctcatcagggaaatacaaatcaaaaccacattcagatatcacctcacgccagtcagagtggccaaaatgaacaaatcaggagactatagatgccggagaggatgtggagaaatgggaaccctcttgcaccgttggtgggaatgcaaattggtgcagccgctctggaaaacagtgtggaggttcctcaaaaaattaaaaacagacctaccctatgacccagcaataacactgctaggaatttacccaagggatacaggagtactgatgcataggggcacttgtaccccaatgtttatcgcagcactctcaacaatagccaaattgtggaaagagcctaaatgtccatcaactgatgaatggataaagaaattgtggtttatatacacaatggaatactacgtggcaatgagaaagaatgaaatctggccctttgtagcaacatggatggaactggagggtattatgctaagtgaaataagccatacagggaaagacagacaccatatgttttcactcttatgtggatcctgagaaacttaacagaaaccaatgggagaggggaagggaaaaaaagttatagagagggagggaggcaaacataagagactcttaaggactgagaacaaactaagggtagatgggggtgggggataggggaaagtgggtgatgggcattgaggggggcagttttggggatgagcactgggtgttgtatggaaacaatttgacaataaattatattcttaaaaaaatgggCATCTCAAATTTTACATGATATGCTTTCCCACCTTTCCATGTCAGATATGCCTCCAGCAAAAGTCCCCAAATTAATAAATAGCACTACTGTCTACCCAGGTGTTCAAGTCCTAATATCAGAATCtatgttattttcctcatttctcattcttCACCTTTGATCCATGAGCAGATCCTATTGATTTATCCAAATCCAACTAGAATTGGTCTCCATTTCATGAGCCTCTGCTCCAGTTCAGATACCAATGTCTTTCATTGGCCTGGCTGCAATATCTCCTGACTGGACTCCCAGCTTCAACTCTCCCCCACGTTCTTCAACGCAGCCAGATTCACTGGCTTAACTTTCAAGGGGGTTTATTCTACTTCATATTCAATATCACAAATTTGAGCTTCAGTCTTGTCCAGGCATTCTTCAGCCCTTCTAAAAaggtaattttgattttttttttttggggggggggggtaccatgTTACTTTAATGGAAGGGCacaattgaaggaaaaaatatatttggatgtTTTGTAAGGGCAATAAGCATGTCCAGTTTGGTGACCTACGAACTCACTCCCCTGTCTATGGGAAAGCCAGTCTAAGGCTCAGTT
This genomic window contains:
- the LOC131503055 gene encoding ferritin heavy chain-like, whose protein sequence is MATAPSSQVRQNYHPECEAAINSQINLELYASYVYLSMAFYFDRADVALENFSKFFLRQSHEESQHAEKLMQLQNQRGGRIRLHDIVRPDRDNWESGLNAMECAFHLEKSLNQSLLDLHQLATDKNDAHLCSFLETNYLHEQVKVIKELGGYITSLRKMGAPETGMAEYLFDKLTLGNSDKH